The following nucleotide sequence is from Coffea eugenioides isolate CCC68of chromosome 10, Ceug_1.0, whole genome shotgun sequence.
GCAAACAATGCATGCAACTTTCAAGTCCCAAGGACAAACCACCAGAAGAAATGCAGCATAATAAAATtggagttaaaaaaaaaggacctCTCTTCGAAAATCAAAAGCACAACTCAATTCAACACAATCGCAGCCGAATtcagttaaataaagtaaaaacaacccaaaacaagaaaaaagaaaattttcttcGTACTGAAAACAcgaaaaataatagaaaaaaaaaggaacaagaaagaaataaaacaacaGCAACAGAATTTCAATAAAGCAAATTTTCCTTAGTAAAGCAATTCTGAGAAGTCCCAAAAAAAACAGAAATTCTGAGACAGAGCACAAATATATTATTGTACATGTTATATTTGGATTCTAAACTTACCTCAACGGCGTTTTTAAGCAGAAGATCATCTTGGGGAAGCCAATGAGTTGCCACCGGAGCGAGGGCTCCCATGTCTGCCCCAACAAGACTTACATaaaaaactctctctctctgtctcagTTATTCCCCCGGTGCCCCGGCGCCGCTTTCAGGTTGTTCTATCTTTGTACCTCTTTGCTAATttacctttttctttcttgtgagTGTCTTGAACTTGTGAATTCTTTGTCTCCAGATTGTGTGAGAGTGTGACGGAGAAAAGGATTTTGGTTTTAAGAGTGGGTCACCACTTCTGAAGAATTGTAGAAGTACAGTAGGAGTCCTAGAACTTTGTTAGTTTCTTACTCTATTCGCCAGGAAAAAGggttaatttcactttatcCCTCAAACTATATATGAAATCTCACTTCCATCCCTAAACTTTAAAATGAAACGTTTAAATCCTTAAACTATGAAATCCTTCCCAACTAAGTAAAATCGTTGACGAAATTCAAAAAATCATCACTATTATTGGGGCATGAGAAACACGCATATGTAAGTGTTGAAAACCAAAATAACGAGAATACAAATATCATTTCGCCCTAAAATATCtaacaaacaaataaacaaagtTTAGGTCTATATATCTATAAACCAATTCCTTTATATGTAGAACCCCCTCCCCCTTTATATGTagtatagatttttttttttctacactGTGGGTATCCGGGACCACCCGACTAATCCCACAGTGCCCAGACAGAGCGGGCCTGACCGATGTCTAGGACGTAAACAACTGGGTTGCGGACTGAAATCGAACCCAAGTGGACTTGGAGTAAAGACCCCGCCTCCACCATCCGAACAACCCAGCGCGGGCTTATATGTAGTATAGATATTAGAttgcttttttttatttgtttgttgtaCATTTAGGGGTGAAATTACATTTATGTCCTTGTTATTTTGGTTTCTAACACTTGATAACCACACTAAATGAGTGTGTTTTCGCACGCTCCAGAAACAATGATAGTTTTTTAGATTCCGTTAACGATTTTACTTAATTAGGACAGATTTCATAGTTTAGGGACTTAATTGTTCCATTATAAAGTTTAGGAACTGAAGCGAAATTTCATCTATAATTTGAGGGGGTGAGATGGAATTaacccaaaaaggaaaaatgaagaaacttCCAAAATTGGACTTGGGCCTCCTTGTCCTTATGTTGAAATTAATGATTAATAAGCTTTGAACCCGTTTGAATGGCAAGTTTTtagagttctttttttttttttttttggtaagataCTATATCGATATatataaaacaagaaaattaaagaatgtGTTGagataatattttttaaaaaattattgtgAAAAGTTATACAATCTAAACAAGGACAAGCTATTCGTATTTTTACGTTTTAGAAGAAAGAAATGTAATTAAAAAAGAAACGGAATATGTGTTTTGTGTCAAAagttttgaaaagaaacaacACAGAAAAAGATATCAAAtgtatttaaaaaagaaatagagaTCATCACAACGTAGAAATAGAGATcaaatgtatatatatagtacATCAAATTGCTACTCAAGCAGGGCAAAAGTCGTAAGATCCGAGCTTCCACCTCCACTGTGAAGATTAGGCTGGGTAGGCTGAAAGCGTAATGCCAACACACGAGGATAGCCAAGGACCGGATTGTAGTCCCCTCCGCCGTTATCAACCAAGCCATAGTGTGGATCCTCTCCTCTAGCATCCTGcgtaccaaattttccaaaaaaaaaaaaaaaaaaaatttgtgataGGCCTCCATCATTTTCACATACtcatcatttaaaaaaaaaaaaaaaaggaaagaagaaaagaactaGGCAGCTCACCAGTTCAAGCAGGAGATTTCTGTGTATTTCTTCAACATTCCTCAGCTGCAATTGGCATGTTGGTAACCAGCGTGGTATGGTAAATACCAATTTCATAAATGCATActaaaaaaatgagaaaaaaaaaaaagaaaacatttcCAAGATTTTATATTTCAATCAAGAATACCTTTTTCTTGTGAGTCTCGATCTGATTCCCAATTACCTTATACTGATGCAGAGAAAAAGACCAATTTTAGAGATAAAAGAATAATAGGTATCATGAACCCTCCAACGGAGGGTATTTAATTAGGAAGTGATTAGATATGTTACTTAGGTTAGGTCCAATATCAATTTGTGATATAGATTTAGAAAGGGAAAAACAGTGGATAACATTTTGATACGATCCAAGAAGCATTGGCCAATTGTAATCCACACATGAAGGCCGCGAGTTTTACAAACCGTCTAAAATTCTGATTCAATTAATGGAGAGGCATGTTGGATTCATATAGGCCTAATCTAATCAAAATGCAAACAAATTCAGATGGAATTTTTTAAGATATTCTGCTTCTATTTTTATTGGTCAACATATATGTTTGAGGTATAGGGAAAAAGGTAGCCTTTACAAACTACTAGTGATAATTTCTCATAGGAAGAAGTGAAAAAACGACATAGCTTTTCCTTTATTCTGAAAAGTTCTTTTAGGTTTTGATACGCAGAAACAAGAAATCTTCTTGATACCCTAGATCTATGAAGCAAAATTCTACCTTCCTCTCCCGAATGGCCCTCAGAGAATTATCCACGTCTTCCATGAGAAAACCGAGCTCATCATAACTCAGATCATTCAAACTCTCCCCCATCCTCTGCctgttatttgttttttttttttggaaaaaaaattactccAGCAAGAACATATAATATTATTAAAttgaaaattcaaatataaaGAAGCAAACAGACAAACAGAGAAGAACCTGATCTCCTTACGAAGATTTCTATTCACGTCCTTTAGCTTCTTCAATTGCTCTTGCATTTTCTGAGCCAAAAATTTGACAGAAAGCAGATTTCCAGACGTAAAAAGtaagtaaaaaggaaaaaaaaaaaagtgtaggCAGGGAATAGAAAAATCAAGGACCTCGTAGTGGGAGCTCCAAAGATCAACCCCTACAGCCTTTTGATACTGATCAACCAACTGCTTTGTCCTgtaaaccaaaacaaaaatgtCTTCGCACATGCATCAAAAAGAAACCCCAGTAGGGGCTAGCTAGTTTATTACCACACGCAGAGCACACAGTAAAAAAGAGCTCCCCGGACACGTACGTGGCTGTGGGACTGATGTATTCATGAAGCTTCTGGGTACTGGAGACCATGATGATGGAAACTCTAGCATCGCACAGGACGGTGAGCTCATGAGCTTTCTTAAACAGCCCGTTTCTTCTCTTAGAGTAGGTCACTTGCCTGTTGGTTTGATTCTCTATCCGCTTGATCTGGATCTTCCCACGAGCcattttttgccctttttctaaAACTATTACTACCTCAATctgctcctcctcctcccccttCTATACgactattttcttttctcttctttaagCCTAAGCCCTCTTTAAAGAGTTTTAAATagtcagttttttttttttttttttttgtccaacttAAATAGTCAGTTGAGTTATATGAATCTAGCCATCTACCAGTATTATTACTGTTCCTACTCAAGAAGAGGATAAGCGCACATGGATTTTCTGAAATGAAAGGAGAGGTTGAGAATTGTTTAGATCCATGGGTTACTAAAAATGGAAAGACTTACCAATTGCGCGAAAAAGTGTTGGCAGGAGTTGATAAAGTTGTTTAAGAATCAGTCACTTCTTAGTTATCTGTCACTGCCAATGCTTCAAAGATTTTAAGACTCTTCTTGCTGTGATTGGGTCCCAGTCGTTGCTGAAATTTCCAATCCTTTTGCCTTCCATCTCGAAAGTTAGAGAGGAAGAAATAGGAAAAACTCCGtcttgtcttcttttttttcttttttttctcctgTTACGCAATGACAAGTTGTTCAGTTCTGCTTTGCTCAAACCATCTCTATTGACTGGTTTTGGTTAATTCGTTCTTTCCTTTGGTGTATTTGGCTCGCGCAGTGACTTCGTCCACTGACTTGGGTCTCCAATTACTCGAGCAAAATCATTTTGTATATATGTATCAGTaactaaaaattattttccttcTTGTTCAGAATTCTTGTAAATTAATTTGTTTAGAGCAACAAAATACATGTAGAGGTAATGCCACTGATTTGTACTCTATTTGACTTCCATTTTACTTCCGACTTTCTTTAGTGGGAAAATTGTTCGAAATACTCATCacattttgtcaaatgaattttttcatccattGCTTTTAAAATACTCTATTTATGCCTCTTACAAAatcaaattggccaaatttagTCCCAAATTAGGTTTCTGACGATATTTTAACTTGTATCTATCACTAGACCATTACATGGTCATCTTTTTAGGGGCATAAAAATTAGATCCCATATATAGTTAAACATTCACTCTTTCCACTATTTTACCCATAAAAAATAGAATTTGACCTTTTTGTACTTAAAATAATAAACAAATATAAATCACACAGTGTATTCAGGCTAAAAAGTgctaaaaaaaatcaagttaaaACCAaatttgatggatttttgttTGTAAGTGAGACGGATTGAACCTAATATTAACTAATTACAGTCCCTCCACTTTTATCGTTCAATCCAACCCAATCATCCCTCCAAAATTTGGTGGATTTAATTTTATAGGAGACGTAAAATCAGCATTTTAGAACTGAGGAatgaaaaatattatttaataaaatgTAAACTacgctttgaatgatttttctgctttatttatttatgataGAGTGAGACAACCTGATCACGGAAGGGACCCCGCCGGGGGGGGGGGTCCAACGGTAATTGATCCTAAAACCGCATGGAAATATATTCAAGAAAACACAAATTCCAACCATAGAGGCCCACGGATTATGTCCTTCGAATTTCAATAGCCTCATACAACCTGGATATGCACGAAGGAGAAAACCCAATAGTGGGTGGAATATGCTGCTGGGCTGCCCTCCTGAAATCACTGGACCCTGAGTAATAGTCAATAATGATCCACCAAAACAAAACTCCATAATAGATTTCTTTCAGatataaaattgaaattaagCCACTCGACGTCTCCACAGGTCACATTTTTGTCTTCCTAGTTTTGAAATCTTGGCTCTTTTTGAACCAATTCGgagataaattttttttttttaaaaaaatcctaGCAGAAATGCACAAAGTTACAGGCTCATCCAGAAAAGGCAAACGTAATTAAGAAGGTGCTTGCTTACGAATACGACCGGGTGAAGAAAATCAAGCATGGCGTGCTTGCCCTTCCATTTCTCCCTTGCACTCCTCTCGTCCAGAGAACAACTAGCTGAAAAGGGAGGAGGAGGATGAGGTGGAGAAAGAGGAAGGGGGAGGAGAAAGGAAGACGGAGGGGATGGTAGCTGTGGTGATTGTGAATGTGAGTAGTAgcattaaattttaaaaaaatccgaaaaatattttaattttaaaaggtACTCAAaaatatattccaaaaatcattcttaaaacatctacagtaaaatttatatatatatatactgttatagtaaaatatttcaaaaatatctaATTCAAACGGAATTGTTACCATGCTTTTCAATTATTGCAAGGAAGTAATAAAAACCGTATGATAGGACAAAAGAGTCAAATAAAGAAGGTCATACTTAATTAGCCAAGTAGACACGAGACTGGGTGCTTGTGGACTGAgctataaattttttatttaacatTGGCTGGAAAGAGTAAAGTAATGCAATAAGAATACTATTATTAGCATTATTTGGAAGCGTCTGTTGGACTTTTGAGTTTCTAATATTATGAATTTTTTTCTGGTCACGCGATCAGCTTCTGCATATAACAGTGACCATAAAACTGTATTCAAGTAAATTTTACTAAAATCCCGCTGGAGATGTCAAGAAAATCTGATAATTGGCAAGCAAATAAAATCAGACAGAGGTTGATAGACCAAATCAAAGTTATTGGGCAAAGTTGTGACCAAGGACACAGCATCCAGTAAAAAAGAGTGAGAGCAGCCAAACAAGATTCAGTAATCAAAAGAAATGATTTGCAAGCTTGTCCCACTCTTTTCTGGTCTTCTTCTAGGGGAAAAGAAGGCCAACAAAATGAAGAACTCACGCTATTGCTGATTTACGATCCATAACCTGAAAATATGGTCCTTCTAGAGGTTTGAGTAGCTCCGCGATTTATGTCTCTATGTAAAACACATTGAATCAAATAGCCATAGTGGTCAAGTGAATTAAATAGCCATCGAATCCACAAGGTTAGAGgccggcaaaaaaaaaaagttaaacatAGTAACTGATACAATATCAGTATATAAACCTGAAGCAATATAAGAAAGCTAGAGGCAATGATCAATGCATTTAACAGAACAGGGGAAAAGATGGAACAAAATCAAACCTGTTAACAGAAAAGCCGAGGTCAAAAAATATCAGAAATGGATGCTTCAATAGAAGGGAAACTAGCTTTAATCATGATCAAATTAGCAGATACCACAACTAACTAATGCAAAGGGCAAATTAAGAACAAGGAGGAGTTTAAAATGGTAAGATTTTGAGTTACAAAACCGCAAGCAGGCAaaaacaaattttgaataaGATGAGCAATCAAAGAACACCAGGTAGATAACCCATACCATCAAACACAAGCATACAACCATCATAAGACGCAGTAGACCTGACCTGTAAGAAATAAGGGGAAAAGGCGAAAAGCAATAAACCTGTAAGATGAAAAGCTATAAACGAAAAGATGGGAAGGATAGGAGCTAC
It contains:
- the LOC113749969 gene encoding floral homeotic protein DEFICIENS, which gives rise to MARGKIQIKRIENQTNRQVTYSKRRNGLFKKAHELTVLCDARVSIIMVSSTQKLHEYISPTATTKQLVDQYQKAVGVDLWSSHYEKMQEQLKKLKDVNRNLRKEIRQRMGESLNDLSYDELGFLMEDVDNSLRAIRERKYKVIGNQIETHKKKLRNVEEIHRNLLLELDARGEDPHYGLVDNGGGDYNPVLGYPRVLALRFQPTQPNLHSGGGSSDLTTFALLE